The Coffea arabica cultivar ET-39 chromosome 6e, Coffea Arabica ET-39 HiFi, whole genome shotgun sequence genome contains the following window.
ttgaGTTAGTGAGAAACTTTCCTCCAACCCTAAGTGCTTGATTCAAGCTTGAAGCTTTCATTTTGGTGGATtgatttggtggttcaagcttccAACAAGAAAGGTAAATATTCTTTAAATGATAGTTTTATGGTGTTTTATCATGTACTTTAAGTTTTAATGGTAAACTACAAgttgtttggttgagatttggggTTAATCTCTTGGATTAAACAAGTAATAGTTGAGTTAGTTAGTATgcctaccaagtgtttgatgaaatgtttgaaccttgttcatggttgtttatgaagtatttacatgttttaaacctcttttgagtTAGATTTAACACTTGATATGTTGTTTAAGTGAAAATCATTAAAGGATGAAGGTTGGATGAATAGAGGAAATTGTGGACTATTTTCATCTCCTTGGCTGACCGGTTTGAGAAGGAAGggtttcttcttgatttttgtggtttatttacACCTTAATCATGCCTAAGAAACTGGGCTAGAGATTGGTTAAGCTCATgtgtgaattggaatgaaatttgaGCAAGTAAAGTAGTGGTTTGGTCTATATAGTGGATTGGTTTGGTTTTCTTGATGGCTAGGCTGCTATGGTCATTCTTATTCATGTTGATATATTATTTTGAACTCCAATAGTCCTAGGTGATGTGACCCCTGTATATGAACATTTGAGGACTATTTGGGTGAATTTGGACCAAAACAAATGAAGATAGCACCAAGAACTAATGTAGTTTTGCTTGAGGTTAGGGCTGATCCAGGGTTGGAAAAACAGCCAACTTGTCCGAGCTACTGGTACTGCTAGGAGACAAACTAGAGTGTGTAAttggtactgttggaaagctcttcgagtctagtttccaacgccgcTGACGGCACCTAATTTCGACCTTCCTACAGTGAGATATAGCCATTTTACCGAGACTGCACGGGTGCGACTGTTTTACCCGCAAAGAACATTTTAAGcttgaatgaaacttttcttttgcccaactttcatgcacttattgaacttgttttctcatgaaattttactgcattttgggcCTAATTTGCATGATGAATTGAGTGACtttaaccactcacttggtcaCTTAATGAGCCTACAATTGAGTGGGAACTGAAACTAAtttgttaacgatttcactcgttgccctaggattgggaaCGAAGGTGGTCGTAACTGAGATACTTGACGTTTGACTACTGCATTGCTTGACaagtgagtgttccactacctgctacttgttatgcggaatatctgaatacttgaaatacttgatttgtGACTGTttgagccaaatactgttttgataaaaatggaggcgagggtgtactttatcacactcgttctctggcctGTGTAATTGGTTTACTGTATGAACTTGAATTAGTTGATCATGTATGCAGACTTGCATATTTATGTGCATGTGAATTGAGGTCCTTTGGtgaggtatagccgttgtgctagcctgttgtgttgtccagcaccgccagggacgaAATCCTGAATTGAGATCCTCTGGTGAGGTATAGCCATTGTGCTAGTGAGGTATAGCCATTGTGctagcctgttgtgttgtccagcaccgccagggatgaAATCCTGAATTGAGGCCTCTGGTGAGGTATAGCCACTGTGctagcctgttgtgttgtccagcgcCGCCAGAGACGAAATTCCTGACTTGGGGCTCAGTTATATTCTAAAATtctggtatacttgagtattaccattcctgttcctgtttggcattcgggcccggtagggggctGACTGGTGGATGGAGAtcggtgaaagtggtgttctacggactttTATATTCTGTGTACAGaagtgttgacggagagtcaacggagggatttatgatcaagctcaagtggatctttggcttttgaaagccacccgtatccttgaattgaactgtgttTAAACTGTCATTCTCCTGTACGATGTTTATTTGATCATTTTGTGCCCTTATTTGGCTATGTGATTACTTgctttacttggaacctcactgggttttagctcaccccactccctttgttttccttaacagattggGGATGGACTAACggtcaagagctttcttagctttattttgcttgGACTTGTAACCCTTTTGTTAAGATGACTTTACTTTTGACTCTTGTAAGTTTGGATTTATAAGTTCGTTTTATGTTACGTAATTGTAGTATGGAGTGGTAAGTGTGACTTTTAGTTTGACAttttaagtttggaaagttGGCTTGATGATTATGTGCCATTAGGGTTTGTACGCTTAAATTTGAAGTTATTTCACCAGTTATTTTTGAGTTATTAGTTCTTTGATTGACCGAGcctcggcgagagttgggcaggtagtccgctgataccctagggttcgccttAAGGAGAGGTGGGACTATCACATCACCCTCATAAGTAACCCCCACAAATAGCTCAGATAAACCAATATCCACTTCCTCGACCGGGTCCACTTCAGATCCAATCACCTCTGATGGATAAGAAAAAGTGCAGTACAATGGTGGGATACTCCTGATAGCttattttctttccctttctacCCTTTTACGGTCCAGCATTTCTTTCTTATCCTTGGCAGTAGGTTCGAACCCCAGTCCGAAGGTGTCATTCTTTCCTTGAAGCTCTATTGGTTCTAGAATTCTTTGCAAGTTATGCCCAAGACTCTTGCCTATTTCATATCCTCCTCGAATCATTTCCTTAGTCATCATAATGCTGGCTTCTGGTATCCTTGTTCCCATCACTGACTTATCCTTAGGTACCCATCCTACTGAGATGATATCAGCCATATGGTGAGGAGAAACCAGAGCTTTTCCATCATTTCCCTCATCCAATGCGGGATTGATGATCATGGTGCAATCATCCTCTGCGAACACTGTGATTAATTGGCCATTCACCACAAACCTCAACATTTGGTGGAGCGAAGATGGTATAGCGCCTGAAGTGTGAATCCAAGATTGTCCAAGTTGAATATTATAAATGCTCGAGAAATTCATAACTTGGCATATGACTTGGAATTGGGCAGGTCCTATTTCCAGCACTAAATCCATTTCTCCCATTGATTCTCTTTTTGCACCATCAAATCCTCTCACCATGGTTGCAGTTTGCCGAAGTTTCGCTTCTTGAAACCCCAGCTTAACtaaagtattccatggacagaTATTTAGAGCAGATCCATTGTCTATCAGAACTCTTGGCAATAACTTCCCATTACAACAGACTGAGATATACAGCGCTTTGTTGTGTCCAATCTCTTTAGAAGTTAGATCTTCGTCAGAAAAAGAAATCTGGTTGGAAGCTAAAACATTTTCAACTACATGGGTGAATTTATCAACCGGAATATTCTTAGGTACTTGAGCTTCATTCAACACCTTCAACAGAGCTTCTCTATGAAGTTTCGAGGTTAAGAGCAGATTTAACATGGAAATTTGAGCGGGCATTTTATCCAATTGCTTGATCACTCTATACTTGCTCTTCTTCAACATTCTGAGAAAATTGAATGCCTCTTCTTCAGTCACAGTTGGTCTGGTTGGCGCGgaattttcctttgcttttgaGGGTTCATCAACTGCTGGTTCACCTACGATTCTCCCAGATCTAGTGATGGCAGCCACCTCTTTCTTGGGCACTTCTTCCCCTCCATTCAATAAAGTAGGCTCACTATAATTCCATGGAACTTCTCAGAGATTAAGAATAGGAGCTTGTTCAGGCAATTCAAGTACCACAAGCTCTGAAGGCTCGCATTCGAAAGGTATCCCATTCAGAATAAAAGGATCAgcattttccttgacttcatagGCTTCTTCCTCCAGTATGAATGGTTCTCCAATGACCCCCATTATCTCAGCTTCATCTACAATGTACTGCGTTGGTTTCTCGATCTCCTCATCTATGATGATAGCTTCAATGGTATCCTTGTGCGTAGGAAGGGGGTTTTTACTAACACTTGGCCCTTGTTCATCTCTCTTCCTCAGAATTATGTCTCCAGCTTAaatcatgtcttgaattttGTGTTTAAGCGCCCAACAATTGGCAGTTGAATGTCCAGGAGCTCCCGAATGATAAGCGCAAAAGGCTTAAGGATCATAACCAAGTGGAAATCCTTTAGGATAGGTTTTGGGAGGTACCGTACCAATCTTCCCCACGGCTTTGAGCTGTTCCTATAATTGATCAACCGGCCGACCTAGATTGGTGAAGGTTCGGTATGGGGTTTGGTTTTGGGTATCATTGGTTTGTTGATAGTGGTAATTCGGGTTGGCGGGTGAAGTAGGTCTTGGGTTATAAGGAGGGCGAGATCTAATCTGCAAGTTAGGTGGGGAAATGTGAATTGGTATtgtgagtgtgtttggataattCGGTCGAGGTCGAGGATGGTTGATGGTGGTATGGTAAACAGGTCGAAGGCGTGATTGGTATGGGTAACGGGGTGAGTAGGTGGGGTATTGTTGGTATCTAGATCGGAAAGAAGGGCCTTGGTTCCAGACAAATGACACTTCCTCctctttcttcttgaattgAGACTTCTTACTACTGCTGCTTTGACTTTGCATTGCTTCCAATTGTGATTTTAAAGccgacacattaacaatcttccctgCTCTCACAAACTCATCATACTCTTCCAATTTATTAACAATTTCTGCAAAGGAACACTCGGTCATACGAAAAATCTCCTCAAAATAGGGCGGGTCATGAGTTTTGATGAATGTATGAACAATTTCTTCCTCAGTCATAGGAGGCTCCACCTTGGCAGccaatttcctccatctctttTCATATGTCTTGTGATCCTTAGATGGCTTCCTTTTAGTCCCCTCAAGCGTGGTCCTTGTCGGAGCAAGCTCGTAATTATATtcgtattgccttacaaaagcgGTTGATAAATCCAACCAGGTCCTCATATCCTCGGgcttcaaattggaataccaatcCAGTGCATCACCTTCTAGACTTTCAGGGAATAGGCGCACAGGCAGATTCTCATCATCTATCGGCTTCCCTAGTTTGTTTACAAACATTCgaaggtgtgtcttgggattgcccatTCCGTCATACTTGCTGAATTTGGGTGCTTTAAAACTCACAGGCAGTTGCATATCAGGAAATAGGCACAGCTCATTATAGTCCAAACCTCCttgtttgcttaaaccttggctCTTCCTCATGAATTCATCAAACCGATCCAACCTCTTTAGCAAATTCATGTCAATTGGCGTAGAAGATTCCCTAGCTTCAACTTTTCCTTGAGCAGCGATGTCTAACGTGAATAGTTTAGCGGTGAAATAGTAATATGGTCCTTGAGATTCAAGCGGCACATTCATGCTAACCGGCGGATAATTTGGGGGAATTTGAGTGTAAGAAGGATTGGTTTGGATGTTGGGTGCATAGGTAGGTGGTGGGCCATgggtgggataggtgaaagctTCCTCGGGTGGATTTATGACATGTGAAGTAACAGAGGTTTGAGTATAGGGTAAAAGTATTGGTTGTGTTTCAGGTTGACTAGCAGGTAAAGGCTCAGGTTGACCAACGCTACTGCTACCGACGACCAActgtgtgaggactcgaaaatttgtcatatttttaatcgtttaattttattttctttcatgtATTTTCGTACTATACTTTATTATATTGAATTTCCATAGATTTTTATAAGAAAGtctatattttaaattatttttccagTATAAGATAGTTCATGATACGTTTGGCGTGTAgtaaggacgtgggacccgctagtgcggtaagtgcgatataattttggtgactaagtgatttttgtgtaggaatattattttataaggtgttaagagatgattagaggttagctagatagatgAACCATTGGGAGTGAGAAGATAAGTTTAAAACAttcaaggtgccacgtgtcgctAACCGGTTGGAGGTTgaatttgaccaagacttttctaactttactaaaaccaattttgacacaatttttctcccatttttcttgTCATGGCTGGCTGTTAAGAGgagcaaaataagagagaaaaaacttcattttctactcCACTTGCTAgctttaatcttaggttttaaccaaccaaatcacaaactacaccatacaagtgctcaCTAAGGAAGCTTGAAGGTTTTGGTGGATATGTTTTGGAGAAGGAAagactaagctaccatttttcttgaggTTATAAGGTATATTTGGCTAGCAACTTTTCCTTGCTTTCACTATGTGCAAACTAGAAGCTTATGGTTGAGATTTCGATAGTTTTATGCAATATTTCATGACTTGAGTTGGTgatgtgaaaattttcagttttatggtgtaatttctgcTCACATGTGAAGTGTAATGGTTGGACAAGATTTACTAGTtttgatttaaggaaaatctaGTGTTTTGGTGTTAGTTTCATTTGCTaaagaaattttccagcttatgtGCACAATTCCAGCTTAGGTTCCATTGGTAGTAATCTGTCctgttctgcccgtttttgtttgGCCATGTTAGAGACTGAAATAGCCTtatcacaaaacataaaagttgtagggaatgatgttttatagtttcctacaaaatttcagctcaatctgagcactgtatcatgtgaaatgaccgaaatacccttgactgcccataacccctattttcgcggacagttttttattttcgtgggaatttcaatttttgactcttaaaatgcatgatttagctttggaggtcttcataagaaatgtaggtatatgtctttgcttcgaaacgccataagataaacctcaatcggactttggtagccgGAGTTATTGTCATTGAATCATAAGGCGGTTaacaagcccgaatgtgagattctggttctgttatttgagatttggacttagatacactacaaaatggactgagtggtattcataaaagttgtaggcctttgtcttagcttcgaaatggtataaatttcaccccaatccgataagcgtatcttcagttgtgtccgttacgtaaaacaacgtcaaatctgtcttttgttttcaacttaaacttcatttccgcacatgtccttagcttgattttgtacttgtatgactttgagcctagtgaacggctattgaaatgagattattttgtgtgtaactttggggctgattgaggaaaagtacgaagccataaatggctggaaaataggtaaatacaaagggcgtgctgcccaaatttacgctcgaggactaggtcGATagacttgcgacttgagtaaggcttgagagcgaataccacgtaaACCATCTTGGGTATTTACATcatcttttatcgaggtatataagttagaattcggccgaaacttttacccttgaaaaaatgcaatttacgactaatagaaatacgttttctttgccacttcgactcaaatagcgattttaaagttttacaagtgagcataagttttacaaatattttacttatgtcctttggtttaaatgtactcatttcactaccaaaaccatatttatactttgtgctagtacgtattcgatatttgtactcccttttgagatagtaatgtatataagtttcgcattaagctttggattgttatttcatttgatcttgtggttttatttcggatttgattgaggttcgactgagtcccggcgagagctgggcaggcggtccgccgaaccctttggttcgccttagggtgaggtggggctgtcacaagtggtatcagagcctgcttcgcatggtctctgcgcggagtgagcctggactgagtggtgaataggtatgaaggactcagtgctcgttcgagcataagctatgaattgtgaatgttataggctttaAATCTTTCTCCCGGTATTTGAGGACAAAatgataggtacgtcaggtaggaatcttgattgtagatagtttactcttgggactggccagctcgagatgtgaattatcttatttcggattctcgtgcccgagtactccagagttgaggcgatgctagctactaggtacttgagacttgtattttggaaacatgaacaggctttgtctggctagaatgagtataaGAGGTTTGCGGACATCTAGtgaatagaaagtgacgtgagagaccggacgagGTTATTTTAACTGGGACTGGGATGATATAccccattttcttttgatttgtcctTATACTGTTACTCCTTGTCCTTGTTTGTGGTATGTTAACATCTACACCCCCATTGACcgcatttgattatttgtttaatGTGATACGTCTCcttgatatatggtgtgttatgtgtgtatatatctTTTTGTGTATTTGATGTGCTAGAATTTAGTTATTCTAGTCAACTCACTGCGTTTATTCACTACATTACTTTTTTTGgggtaaagaaaagaaaagagagaggaaaaaaaatatatggagAGGAGAAGTGGTCGTGGatgtggtcgaggccgtggaactaagcgagccccggaaccaagagaagaaagggaaacgtcagccgagcaagagcaaggaccgagagttgcgactggagaccaaatggcgacggcaatgcaacaaatgacggatatgttggcaagactggtggatcaacaaggctaaatacccgt
Protein-coding sequences here:
- the LOC140009867 gene encoding uncharacterized protein; its protein translation is MTNFRVLTQLVVGSSSVGQPEPLPASQPETQPILLPYTQTSVTSHVINPPEEAFTYPTHGPPPTYAPNIQTNPSYTQIPPNYPPVSMNVPLESQGPYYYFTAKLFTLDIAAQGKVEARESSTPIDMNLLKRLDRFDEFMRKSQGLSKQGGLDYNELCLFPDMQLPVSFKAPKFSKYDGMGNPKTHLRMFVNKLGKPIDDENLPVRLFPESLEGDALDWYSNLKPEDMRTWLDLSTAFVRQYEYNYELAPTRTTLEGTKRKPSKDHKTYEKRWRKLAAKVEPPMTEEEIVHTFIKTHDPPYFEEIFRMTECSFAEIVNKLEEYDEFVRAGKIVNVSALKSQLEAMQSQSSSSKKSQFKKKEEEVSFRDEQGPSVSKNPLPTHKDTIEAIIIDEEIEKPTQYIVDEAEIMGVIGEPFILEEEAYEVKENADPFILNGIPFECEPSELVVLEFEPTLLNGGEEVPKKEVAAITRSGRIVGEPAVDEPSKAKENSAPTRPTVTEEEAFNFLRMLKKSKYRVIKQLDKMPAQISMLNLLLTSKLHREALLKVLNEAQVPKNIPVDKFTHVVENVLASNQISFSDEDLTSKEIGHNKALYISVCCNGKLLPRVLIDNGSALNICPWNTLVKLGFQEAKLRQTATMVRGFDGAKRESMGEMDLVLEIGPAQFQVICQVMNFSSIYNIQLGQSWIHTSGAIPSSLHQMLRFVVNGQLITVFAEDDCTMIINPALDEGNDGKALVSPHHMADIISVGWVPKDKSVMGTRIPEASIMMTKEMIRGGYEIGKSLGHNLQRILEPIELQGKNDTFGLGFEPTAKDKKEMLDQVIGSEVDPVEEVDIGLSELFVGVTYEGEPSEDPKFPEIPVEAMKNWTSDFLPSRREIRWPKTKHIDPLDITIPEFDDCNLNISHKFKILESEIQNERDNEEESESLLKNLEQYEEKPKLNLEEIETINIGTKTEVEEIKISVHFNKGQRKEMIEFLTMFQDVFAWSYDDMPGISTDIVAHRLPTDPNFPLVKQKPRKFKLDMSLKIKEQIEKQLNARIIMVPHYPIWFSNPVPIPKKIGKVRVCVDYRDLNKASPKDDFPLPNIHILLDNTAGHEIESFANCFAGITRS